Proteins encoded by one window of Musa acuminata AAA Group cultivar baxijiao chromosome BXJ2-9, Cavendish_Baxijiao_AAA, whole genome shotgun sequence:
- the LOC135622788 gene encoding uncharacterized protein LOC135622788 yields the protein MAMIRGIGSGIKLLTSSEAALFRSVTREFHATGMKRMGGHGHDEPYYLHAKHMYNLDQMKHQKLKVALSVWSAFGIGMAVPVYAVMFQQKKAASA from the exons ATGGCGATGATTCGTGGAATCGGATCCGGCATCAAGCTCCTGACCTCTTCGGAGGCTGCCCTTTTCAGATCAG TGACCCGTGAGTTCCATGCCACTGGGATGAAGAGAATGGGAGGACATGGCCATGATGAGCCCTATTATCTCCATGCCAAGCACATGTACAACCTGGACCAAATGAAGCATCAGAAACTAAAGGTGGCTCTTTCAGTTTGGTCCGCCTTTGGTATTGGCATGGCTGTTCCAGTTTATGCTGTCATGTTCCAGCAGAAAAAGGCTGCTTCTGCTTGA
- the LOC135622789 gene encoding probable alkaline/neutral invertase D — MVDGMDVAHEMVLWKVEPQCSIAEADDFERLSRLLDRPRVKIERKLSFDERSLSELSVTGNLRPVDSYDSLCSPGAGRSVLDTPVSLARNSFEPHPMVGEAWDALRRSIVFFRGQPVGTIAAIDHASEEVLNYDQVFVRDFVPSAMAFLMNGEPDIVKNFLLKTLHLQSWEKRIDRFKLGEGVMPASFKVNHDPVRKTDTLMADFGESAIGRVAPVDSGFWWIILLRAYTKSTGDLSLAETPECQKGIRLILSLCLSEGFDTFPTLLCADGCSMIDRRMGVYGYPIEIQALFFMALRCALAMLKPDVEGKEFMERILTRLNALGYHMRSYFWLDFQQLNDIYRYKTEEYSHTAVNKFNVIPDSIPDWIFDFMPSRGGYFVGNVSPAKMDFRWFALGNCIAILSSLATPEQSVAIMDLIEERWEELVGVMPLKISYPALEGHEWSIVTGCDPKNTRWSYHNGGSWPVLLWLLTAACIKTGRPQIARRAIELAESRLWKDGWPEYYDGKLGRYIGKQARKFQTWSIAGYLVSKMMLEDPSHLGMISLEEDKVKKPPIRRSASWTA, encoded by the exons ATGGTTGACGGAATGGATGTGGCGCACGAGATGGTTCTCTGGAAGGTGGAGCCGCAGTGCTCGATTGCGGAGGCCGACGACTTCGAGCGCCTGTCGCGGCTACTCGATCGGCCAAGGGTTAAGATCGAGCGGAAGCTGTCGTTCGACGAGCGGTCGCTTAGCGAACTCTCCGTCACAGGGAATCTCAGGCCGGTCGACAGCTACGACAGCTTGTGCTCCCCCGGTGCGGGGAGGTCGGTCTTGGACACGCCGGTCTCGTTGGCTCGGAACTCGTTCGAGCCACATCCGATGGTCGGGGAGGCGTGGGATGCCCTCCGTAGGTCCATCGTGTTCTTCAGGGGTCAACCGGTGGGGACGATTGCCGCCATTGATCATGCATCAGAGGAGGTTCTTAACTATGACCAG GTGTTTGTCCGTGATTTTGTTCCAAGTGCTATGGCTTTTCTCATGAATGGTGAACCTGATATAGTGAAAAACTTCCTGTTGAAAACACTCCACCTTCAGAGTTGGGAGAAGAGGATAGATCGCTTCAAACTCGGGGAAGGGGTGATGCCAGCCAGCTTCAAGGTGAACCATGATCCTGTTAGGAAAACTGATACTCTAATggcagattttggtgagagcgcgATTGGGAGGGTTGCGCCTGTTGATTCCGGTTTTTGGTGGATTATTCTTCTTCGGGCCTATACAAAATCTACTGGAGATTTATCTCTAGCAGAAACACCTGAATGCCAGAAGGGGATAAGGCTTATTTTATCTTTATGTCTTTCAGAGGGTTTTGACACATTTCCAACCTTGCTATGTGCAGATGGATGCTCAATGATTGATCGTCGAATG GGTGTTTATGGATATCCAATTGAAATCCAAGCCCTATTCTTTATGGCTTTGAGATGTGCATTAGCAATGCTTAAACCTGATGTAGAAGGCAAGGAGTTCATGGAGAGAATATTGACACGACTGAACGCCTTAGGTTATCACATGCGAAGTTACTTTTGGCTTGACTTCCAGCAGTTAAATGACATATATCGCTACAAGACCGAAGAATACTCTCATACAGCAGTTAATAAGTTCAATGTCATTCCTGATTCAATCCCGGATTGGATTTTTGATTTCATGCCTTCCCGTGGTGGTTACTTTGTTGGAAATGTCAGTCCTGCAAAGATGGACTTCCGATGGTTTGCCCTCGGAAATTGCATTGCGATACTATCTTCACTTGCTACCCCAGAGCAATCAGTTGCGATAATGGATCTAATCGAAGAGAGGTGGGAGGAGCTGGTTGGTGTAATGCCCCTAAAGATATCATATCCTGCTTTAGAAGGCCATGAATGGAGCATCGTGACAGGCTGTGATCCCAAGAACACCAGATGGAGTTACCACAATGGAGGATCTTGGCCAG TACTTCTATGGCTGCTCACTGCAGCCTGCATCAAGACAGGCAGGCCGCAGATTGCGAGAAGAGCAATCGAGCTTGCTGAGAGCAGGCTGTGGAAGGACGGCTGGCCCGAGTATTATGATGGAAAACTCGGAAGGTACATTGGCAAGCAAGCAAGGAAGTTTCAGACATGGTCCATCGCCGGCTATCTGGTGTCCAAGATGATGCTCGAGGACCCTTCGCATCTCGGAATGATCTCTCTCGAAGAGGACAAGGTGAAAAAACCTCCGATAAGGCGATCGGCTTCATGGACTGCCTGA